ATCATGTGAAGAGCTCGAGCGATCTCGGCATTCCGTTCATCGCGCTCGGCTTGTTCTACGATCAAGGCTACTTCAAGCAACGGCTCGACCACGACGGCTATCAGATCGAAGAGTATCTCGATACCAAAGTCGAAAACCTGCCGATGCAGCCGGCTCTCGGCACTGATGGCAAACCGGTGGCGCTGAAGATCGAAACGCGCAGCGGCATCTTGCACGCCAAGGTTTGGAAGATGAACGTCGGTCGGGTTCAGTTGTACCTGATCGATTGCGACGTCGACGGCAATAGCCCGGAAGATCGCGAGCTCACGGCCCGGCTCTACGGCGGTGATCATCGGACCCGCATTCGCCAAGAGCTGGTGCTCGGCGTCGGCGGCGTGAAGGCTTTGCGAGCTCTCGGCATCTCGCCGGGCGTATACCACTTGAACGAAGGCCACAGCGCGTTCGCTCCGCTCGAAGCGATTCGCCAAACGATGCAAGACGAAGGGCTCGGCTTCGACGACGCGCTGCGCGACATCGCCCGCCACACCGTCTTCACCACGCATACGCCGGTCCCTGCCGGACACGACCGCTTCGACGGCGGCCTCATCGAAGAACACTTGGGCCCTCTCCGCGACAAGCTCGGCATCTCGCACGACCAGCTGATGGGCCTCGGCCGCGTAGAGCCGCACAACGGCAACGAAACCTTCTGCATGACGGTCCTCGCGCTCAAGGCTTCGCGGCATGCCAACGCCGTGAGCTCGCTGCACGGACACGTCAGCCGCCGGATGTGGTCGCACTTGTGGCCGTGGCGCGTCGAAGAAGAAATTCCGATCGGCCACATCACCAACGGCGTTCACGTGCCGAGTTGGCTCGCGCACCAGATGCAGCAGCTCTACGATCGCAACTTCCCGGTCAACTGGATGCCGCGGATGGGCGAGCCGGAAATTTGGCAACAAATCCACAACGTCGATCCGGGCGAGCTCTGGGAAACGCATCACGCGTTGAAGAACCTGCTGTTGGCGTTCGTCCGTCGGCGCGTGAGCCGCGATTGCCGTCGCCGGGGCGAAGGAGACGATGCCGTCGAAGCGGCGCGCAACATGCTCGACCCGAACGTCCTCACGATCGGCTTCGCGCGACGTTTCGCCACGTACAAGCGAGCCGACCTCATCGCGACCGAGCTCGAACGCTTCAACGACTTGCTCAACGACAGCGAGCGGCCGATTCAACTCATCTTCGCCGGCAAGGCGCACCCCGCCGACGAGCCGGGCAAGGGACTCATTCGCCGCGTGGCGAACCTGCGGCACGATCCGCGCTTCGCCGGCCGCGTGGCGTTCATCGAAGACTACGATATCAACGTCGCTCGACACATGGTGCAAGGGGTCGACGTTTGGTTGAACAACCCGCGTCGTCCGCTGGAAGCATCCGGCACGAGCGGCCAGAAGGTCGTCCTCAACGGCGGCTTGAACTTATCGGTGCTCGACGGCTGGTGGGCCGAGGCCTACGACGGCAAGAACGGCTTCGGCATCGGCAACGGCAGTTGCCACGTGTCGTATGAGATCAACGACAAGAACGACGCCGACGATCTCTACCGTGTGCTGAAAGAGCAAGTCATCCCGCTCTACTACGAGCGCGACATCGACGGCCTGCCGCGCGGCTGGATCAAGCGGATGATGAACTCGATCAGCTCGCTCGCCTGGCGCTTCAGCGCCGACCGCATGGTGATGGACTACGTTCGCGCGTCGTACCTACCGGCCGCAGGCGGCGTAAGCTGCGTGATGCATAATCGGTAGGGGAAGGCAGGGGTCGGAGGTCGGGGGTCAGGGGTCAGGGGTCAGACGCAAACGACTGCCGACCGACTACGATTGAGAACCAACAAGTCCGGCGACGATCCAACCGATCGCCGCCGGACTTTTTTTATGAACCGTGAGATTAAAGTAGCAGGCATGGCCCAATTCTTCGCGTTGAAGTTCGCGGCGCTTAGTGCGATGTTGAGTCGTGTGAGGAGACGAGACTCCGACCTCCGGTAGGTTTCGACACGTTTACGGTTTCGCTTCCGCGAAACATGCGACGACGAATCGCGATGGGGAATTTTTAGCTTCGGCCGCGCCGCTTGTCGCCGCCGTGGCTCGAATGAATCGACTTGATTGTCGGTCCCTTGCGACGATGGTCGATCGAACGAGAAAGCAAATCGTTCGGTGTCTCTTTCCGGCCCGCGGTGCGTGAGCGATCACATATCGCGATCCTCGGTCGTTGCCCGTTCGTGGATGAAACGGGCGGCGACAACCAACGAGGATCGAAACTTGCACGACGTTCTCTGCGAAGTTGCAACATCGCAGAGGGCGCTTCGCTGCCTTGGGCGTCGTCCGGTGCGTCGTCGCGCGAGCCAGTCTTTCTTTACGAAGAAAGCCGGTTCGGGCGGAATGCTCTGCGCAGAGAATCGTTTCGACAAGATGCCCAAGCCCGCTCGGGCGACGACGCACGAATGTTTTTCTAGATCGCAACAACGCGCGATCGCGGCCGTGCTTTGAACCAAAGTAGCAGGCACGTTCCACGTGCCGTCCGCCACAGCTGATAGAGAACGACCATCACGCTGCGGCCCCGGATATGCATCCGGGGCTATTGAAAGACGCTCAACGTATCGCGATCGTGCGTCGCGCTCGAACGGCGCACGTGGCTACGGCACGTGGAACGTGCCTGCTACTTTTTCGGCTGCCGGCCGGGCCTAGAAATTCGCCGCTTTAAGCGATAGCCTATAGGGCTTGTTGCGTCCCTCTTTTCTTCTCGCTCCTTTCACAAGACACACCCATGCCAAGCTGCGTTCTCGCTTATTCGGGCGGTCTCGATACCTCGGTCATTCTCGGTTGGCTCCAAGACGAAGGCTACGAGGTGCATGCCGCGTACGTCGATCTCGGGCAGCCGTGCGAAGACCGCCAGGCGATTCTCGAC
This portion of the Planctomycetia bacterium genome encodes:
- the glgP gene encoding alpha-glucan family phosphorylase, with product MSQTELAPTRTFAMPVPPQTEAVTLFEKCVALANNLWWSWQPDVVNLFRDLDPIRWRQLDHNPIALLSEFNPDRLELRVAELVLYSRINHAYRRLKEYLSSQTTWGNTHAGVLGSKPVAYFSAEFGMHESIPIYSGGLGVLSGDHVKSSSDLGIPFIALGLFYDQGYFKQRLDHDGYQIEEYLDTKVENLPMQPALGTDGKPVALKIETRSGILHAKVWKMNVGRVQLYLIDCDVDGNSPEDRELTARLYGGDHRTRIRQELVLGVGGVKALRALGISPGVYHLNEGHSAFAPLEAIRQTMQDEGLGFDDALRDIARHTVFTTHTPVPAGHDRFDGGLIEEHLGPLRDKLGISHDQLMGLGRVEPHNGNETFCMTVLALKASRHANAVSSLHGHVSRRMWSHLWPWRVEEEIPIGHITNGVHVPSWLAHQMQQLYDRNFPVNWMPRMGEPEIWQQIHNVDPGELWETHHALKNLLLAFVRRRVSRDCRRRGEGDDAVEAARNMLDPNVLTIGFARRFATYKRADLIATELERFNDLLNDSERPIQLIFAGKAHPADEPGKGLIRRVANLRHDPRFAGRVAFIEDYDINVARHMVQGVDVWLNNPRRPLEASGTSGQKVVLNGGLNLSVLDGWWAEAYDGKNGFGIGNGSCHVSYEINDKNDADDLYRVLKEQVIPLYYERDIDGLPRGWIKRMMNSISSLAWRFSADRMVMDYVRASYLPAAGGVSCVMHNR